The region AGAGACAGCCTAGCTTCAGCTTCTATTCTGTCTATAGGTAAATCATCCTGCTCCCAGTTTGGTTCTGAAGTGTTTCTTTGTGAAATTTCATCTTTCGATTTGAACGCGTCATATACTACGCTTTCTCATTGGAAACCCACCGTGCTGTCGCCGGTTAGCTGGGCATGATCGCTCTAGCTAGCTTCTGCTCCTTTAGTGAAAATATAAGCTGTAATTTGACGTGCCTTTATCAGGGGTAAACTATTCTTTCTGTGATTGTTTTATTTTGTGCCGTTTCCGAAATTACATTTTGTAATTTGATCAAGCATTCAGGTATTCATTCTGGGCGCCTATCATCTGAAGTCACCATTTTTGCAGTAATTATCTATTCCGCTAGAGGGAGATGGTGAGGCTCACTGCAGACTTGATCTGGAAAAGCCCTCATTTCTTCAATGCCATTAAAGAGCGCGAGTTAGATCTTCGAGGTCTCCCATTCACTCCCCCCTCTCCCTTGTTCTGTTTGACAAATGAATTTCTTTTAGTTCATCATTGACAACAGTTTGTCATATTGTTGGCAGGCAACAAGATTGCTGTAATTGAAAACTTAGGCGCCACAGAGGTGCACAATTTAATCTActcctttttttttctgaaaaaaataGTTATGACTCTATGCTTCAATTAAATCTTTTTTATGGCTCATCTTGATGTTCACAAATGCCTTTCTTGCAGGACCAATTTGATACCCTAGATCTGTCTGACAATGAGATTGTCAAACTGGAAAACATACCATATCTTAATCGGTTGGGTACACTACTCATAAATAACAATAGAATTACGAGAATTAATCCCAACATTGGAGGTagagtttgaactttgaagtggATCTAATCTCATCATTTCTCTTTGTTACATCTGTCACTACATTTTTGCCTCCAGTTTTAAGCAATACAATGTGTTACCCTAGCTTACTATGTCTTTTGTATTGCAGAATTTTTACCAAATTTACACACGCTTGTTCTCACAAACAACAGAATTGTAAACCTAGTAGAAATAGATCCTTTAGCATCCCTTCCAAAGCTGCAGTTCCTTAGTCTGCTAGACAATAATATTACAAAGAAAGCAAATTACAGGCTTTATGTCATTAGCAAGCTGAAGTCCCTCCGTGTTTTGGATTtcaagaaagtgaaaaataaggTAATCTTTTATTTGTCACTACTTTTCTAGGGCTCATTTTTTGAAGTATAAACTATAGGGTGTTCTGATAATGTCTGCAGCTCAATGAATACCAGCTTTTTAAGCTTCATAAGCAGCTTGTACTACTTGCAATGAACACCAAGACCAATTGTCGAAAATCTTCCACAAATAAGTGTATACTATGGAGCAATTTTTTACCAGGCTGCTTTGGTCCTTACTTTGCTTAGTCTGTAATTGACTGAAACTGAATGACTTGAAATTTAAACAAGATATTGGGTGCAAAGATTTTTTGTCTTATAGTCATTTTGCACTTGCATGAAGAGTTTCATCACCTTACTAGAGACGATTGGATCTATTTCTTATTACCAATTACACATACTTCTCAACTAATGTCCTTCTGATggttatttaaatttaataggaACGGTTGGAAGCCAAAAATTTGTTTGCTTCAGAGGAAGTTATAGAAAAAGTTCAAAAGACACCAGTGAAAACGATTTCACCTGGTGAAACTCCTAATGTTTCAGAAGCTACGGAGGACCAACAGACACCCAAAGTGGTTGCTCCCACACCAGAGCAAATTATTGCTATTAAGGTATATGATATGTGAAGTTATCAATTAATGTAAGGCTGTCATTATAGGGGTGACCATGTGACTTACACGTTGTTCAACTCAGATATTTAATTAAAGCATTTGATGTATCTTGCTAAAGTAGAGGGTTATACCCCGTGATAACCACAGTTCCCATAAAGGTAATTCCATTGAACATGTCACCTTAAAGTACAAAAATAGTCTTAGCTAGAACATGTTATCTTACCTACAAACATGTAAAATCTCTTTTATATAAAACCTATATAGTACCATTATCCAAACAAAAGGCTTGAAGCGTTCCTCTGCTTCTTAATTCttgctattttaatttttctctgTCAGATTCAGATAAATATAACTTTAGTAATTCATTAAACATTAAAGGAACAACATTGATCCAGTCAGTCCTGCTGAGTTTCTTGCATATAAGCTTCGTGTATCCATGAAAGGTTTCTGTTAAACTAAATCAACCGTCTCAACTCTAAAATGCATAGCAGGTGCTTTGTGATTATCTGCTTTTGAGATTGCCTTATTTCAGATGACTCAATCCTGTAAGTTAGAATTATGCTGTAAGATGCATATGCTTGTTGTTCCTTCAGCGCTTGTGGTAGTTCTTTATTGGATAACCATTTTCAAATAAATTACCTTGCATGCGTGTGTGGTCATCTTCTGCTAAGAAATCACCTCTATTTGGGGTTATAGTGAAGGACCATCTTCATATCTTAGAGAATGGTGCATCAAGCGGCTAATTGTGATTACTATGGTTTCATATTTTTACTCAATGCAGGCTGCCATCGTGAATTCACAGACTCTTGAAGAGGTTGCTAGACTTGAAAAGGTGATTGCTTTTTAGTTTAGATAATCACTTTTTGGATTTTAAATTGTGGTATTGTCATATTCATTCATAACATAATATTGAAATTAGTTgacataggagattttatttaTAACTAATAGCCTGCTTTTAGAGAGGGAATCTGATGTTTCAAGTGGAGGCTCTCCCATGAAATGTCTTGTTTGTTATTGGAGCTCATAAACATTCTGAGTTTTTGTGTCAGCATTTGCTGGCTTAGAGTATGCAAACTGAATTCTTTGCCATGTGAAGAGGGTGGGATTTGGTTTGCCGTTAGTCGAGGAGCTCATCTTGTTTACCTCCGGTGGTTTGGGAAAAAAG is a window of Lotus japonicus ecotype B-129 chromosome 5, LjGifu_v1.2 DNA encoding:
- the LOC130718086 gene encoding U2 small nuclear ribonucleoprotein A' isoform X1, encoding MVRLTADLIWKSPHFFNAIKERELDLRGNKIAVIENLGATEDQFDTLDLSDNEIVKLENIPYLNRLGTLLINNNRITRINPNIGEFLPNLHTLVLTNNRIVNLVEIDPLASLPKLQFLSLLDNNITKKANYRLYVISKLKSLRVLDFKKVKNKERLEAKNLFASEEVIEKVQKTPVKTISPGETPNVSEATEDQQTPKVVAPTPEQIIAIKAAIVNSQTLEEVARLEKALKSGLLPEDLKSLNGNVTLDNVNEKGEDVVHDESNDTREQRNTDSAAMGQD
- the LOC130718086 gene encoding U2 small nuclear ribonucleoprotein A' isoform X2 yields the protein MVRLTADLIWKSPHFFNAIKERELDLRGNKIAVIENLGATEDQFDTLDLSDNEIVKLENIPYLNRLGTLLINNNRITRINPNIGEFLPNLHTLVLTNNRIVNLVEIDPLASLPKLQFLSLLDNNITKKANYRLYVISKLKSLRVLDFKKVKNKERLEAKNLFASEEVIEKVQKTPVKTISPGETPNVSEATEDQQTPKVVAPTPEQIIAIKVLCDYLLLRLPYFR